The Ramlibacter sp. PS4R-6 nucleotide sequence GCATGCACATCCCGCTGCGCATGGAATCCGACATCGACGTGCCGCCCGACATCTACTACGTGCTGGCGTGGAATTTCAAGCAGGAAATCCTCGCCAACAACCGCGAGCTCCTCGAGCGCGGGGTCGAGTTCTACTTCCCTGTGGACCCGCAGCCATGACGCGCATCCTCGTGACTGGCGGCACCGGCTTCCTCGGCACGCACCTGTGCGAGCGCCTGCGCGAGCGCGGCGATGCGCCCGTGGCGCTCGGCTCCAGGGACTGCGACCTCACGCGCCAAGGGTCGCTCGACGCGCTGCCCGCGCAGCGCTGGGACGTGATCTACCACCTGGCGGCGTGGACACAGGCGGGCGACTTCTGCCTGCGCCACCCGGGCGAGCAGTGGGTCATCAACCAGCAGATCAACACGCAGGTGCTCGAGTGGTGGCAGCGTGCGCAGCCGCAGGCGAAGCTGGTCTTCATGGGCACGAGCTGCGCCTACGCGCCCGAGATGCCGCTGGTCGAGGCCAACTACATGGTCGGCGAGCCGATCGAGAGCCTGTACACGTATGCCATGACCAAGCGCATGCTGCTGCAGGGCGCGCGCGCCCTGGCGGCGCAGTACGGCCTGCGCTACCTGTGCCTCGTGCCGTCGACGCTTTACGGGCCCGGCTACCACGTGGACGGCCGCCAGATGCATTTCATCTTCGACCTGATCCGCAAGATCCTGCGCGGCAAGGACCTGGGCGAGCCGGTCGTGCTGTGGGGCGACGGGCACCAGCGACGCGAGGTCGTGTTCATCGACGATTTCGTGGACGCGACCCTGGCGCTCGCGCCGCGCGTGGACAACGAGCTCGTGAACCTCGGCGCCGGCCGCGAGCATTCCATCCGCGAGTTCGTCGATGCCATCTGCCGCGTCGTCGGCTATGACGCGGCGCAGGTGCAGTACGACACGAGCCGCTACGTCGGCGCGCGCTCCAAGTTCCTGGACACGGCCAAGGTGCAGGGCCTGCTGCCGGGGTTCCCGGGCACGGGCCTGGACGAGGGCCTGCGCCGCACCATCGCCTGGTTCCGCGAGCAGCGGATCCACCTGCGGTGACCGCCGCGCGCGGGGACGGGCAGCAGGGCTCGGGCCTCGCGCGCACGGCGCTGCGCGTCGCGCTGTTCAACGCCACCGCGAACGCCTTGCTGCTCGTCGGCAACACGTATGCCGCGCGCTGCCTCGGTGCTGTCAACGTGGGCATCGGCGCGCAGGTGCAGGTCGGCGTGCAGCAGGCCGCGCTGGCCTTCAACGGGGGCCTGGAGATGACCAGCGTGCGCGCCATTGCCTCGGGGCAGGAGTCCGCCGCGACCGTGGCGCGCGCGGTCCTGGCCTTCCGGCTGGCGGTCGCCGTGCCCCTCGCCCTCGCCTGGATGGCCTGGGCGCTGGCGACGCAGGAGCCCGGCGTCGTGCGCACGGCGTGGCTGCTCGGCGGGCCGCTGCTGGTGATCGCCGCGGTGCAATTGCCTTTCGTGTTCCAGGCCACCGAGCGGATGCCGCGCTGGTCGGCGCTCACGGCGATGTCCGCTTTGCTCGTCGCCGGCGCCTACGCCTTGTTCTTCCGCCCCGGCATGCCGGCGGGGTCGGACCTGTGGGTGCTCGTTGCCGTCGGCACGGTCATGGCGGCGGTGTCCGTCACGCAGGCCTTCGCCGGGGTGCACGCGGCAGCGCCTGCGCCGGGCATGCGCTGGCGCGACACGGGCGCGGTGGCCGTGCGCCTAATCGCGCAAAGCTGGCGCTACTGGCTGCTCGCGCTCCTGATCTTCGTCTACACCGCGTTGCCGGTGCTCCTGGTCGCCCGCATGCAGGGCGACGCCGCGGCGGGTGTGTTGCGCGTGTGCCTGCAGCTGGCCAGCGGCCTGGAGCTCGTGTTCGCCAGCATCAACGGCCTCCTGTTGCCGCGGCTGGTGCGCGCGCGCGAGGAAGGCGAACACGTCCTGCGCGCGCAACAGCGTTCCTACCTTCGCACGCACATCGCCCTCGCCGTCGGTGCGCTGGTCGTGGCGGCGCTGGCCGCGCCGTTCGTGTTCGACCGCTTCCTCGGGCCGCAATTCCAGGAAGGCACCGCGCCCTTCGTCGTGCTGGCGCTCTCACGCGCGGTGGTCTTCGTGGGGCAGCTCGCGGTGTGGGGCGTGATCGCGTTGCGGCTGGACGGCGTGCTGCTCGCGGCCACGGCGTGCGGCGCCCTGACCAGCCTGGCGCTCAACCTCGCGCTCATCCCCGGTCATTCGCTGCTCGGGGCAGCCTGGGCGTCGGTTGCCGCCGAAGCGGTGATCGTCTCTCTCTGCTGGCTCGGGCAGAGGCGCTACCGGGTCGTGCCGGCCTGAGCGGTCATCCGCCGGCGGCGCGCACCGACTGCAGCGCGCGCGCGTACGACGCTTCGCAGTGGTAGGCCGCGTAGTGCGCGCGCATGGCATCGAGCCTCGCGCGCAATCCGGCGTCGCCGCGCAAGGTCGCCAGCATCGCCGGGATGCGCGCGGGCTCGCGCCAGTCGAGCGCGAGTTCCGCGACGCCGTGCCGCTCGAGCTCCTGCGCCATCCAGGTGCCGGCCGTCACCAGCGGGATGCTGCCGGCGACCACGGCCTCGGCGAAGATGCCCGATGTCGAGTAGCGGTAGCGTGCCGGCTCGTAGGGCAGCAGCACGTAGTCGGCGGTGCCCAGCCAGCGGCCGTAGGCGGCATCGTCGATGCGCGAAGGGATCTTTTCGACACGCACGGCGC carries:
- a CDS encoding lipopolysaccharide biosynthesis protein, with protein sequence MTAARGDGQQGSGLARTALRVALFNATANALLLVGNTYAARCLGAVNVGIGAQVQVGVQQAALAFNGGLEMTSVRAIASGQESAATVARAVLAFRLAVAVPLALAWMAWALATQEPGVVRTAWLLGGPLLVIAAVQLPFVFQATERMPRWSALTAMSALLVAGAYALFFRPGMPAGSDLWVLVAVGTVMAAVSVTQAFAGVHAAAPAPGMRWRDTGAVAVRLIAQSWRYWLLALLIFVYTALPVLLVARMQGDAAAGVLRVCLQLASGLELVFASINGLLLPRLVRAREEGEHVLRAQQRSYLRTHIALAVGALVVAALAAPFVFDRFLGPQFQEGTAPFVVLALSRAVVFVGQLAVWGVIALRLDGVLLAATACGALTSLALNLALIPGHSLLGAAWASVAAEAVIVSLCWLGQRRYRVVPA
- a CDS encoding NAD-dependent epimerase/dehydratase family protein; protein product: MTRILVTGGTGFLGTHLCERLRERGDAPVALGSRDCDLTRQGSLDALPAQRWDVIYHLAAWTQAGDFCLRHPGEQWVINQQINTQVLEWWQRAQPQAKLVFMGTSCAYAPEMPLVEANYMVGEPIESLYTYAMTKRMLLQGARALAAQYGLRYLCLVPSTLYGPGYHVDGRQMHFIFDLIRKILRGKDLGEPVVLWGDGHQRREVVFIDDFVDATLALAPRVDNELVNLGAGREHSIREFVDAICRVVGYDAAQVQYDTSRYVGARSKFLDTAKVQGLLPGFPGTGLDEGLRRTIAWFREQRIHLR